The nucleotide sequence ATTGAAGGGCGGATAGCAGGATGTTTCAGTGGGCTTTTTCCCATTACTGTAGTGTAAAAATGGGATGTATCACATATGCCAGATGATAATTGGGAAATTGGGTGAGAGTACATGGAAAGATACATTGATCTATCTGCTCACGTGCATGTTTAATCATTTCTGGAATAAcaagattttgaaaagaaaagatgatacacaCCTCATAAGGATGGAGGCAGGGGTTATAAAAGGATTCCTGTCAAGGTCCATCAAGAGTAGAGTTTAGCTCTTTCTAAAATAAGACAATTTcaggaagtatttttatttttatttttgagtgtaGGAGGGAAATCTCTTTCCatataacaggaagaaaaaaggaaaggaagaatgtGAAAGTGTATTTTTGAAGTGTTTTGATGAAAAGTTCCCATCTCTCGGCTTCTAGCTCCTCTGTGAACAGTGGCCAACACAGATTTCAGCAAGTGGAGATGGCTTCAGTTTGAGGAAAGTGAACGAGATTTGAAATAGGTTTGAGTAGCAATGGAGAGAGAATGGACTCAGGAAACTGACCTAAGCTCCATTTGTTCTGTTCACATGTTGTTAGTAAGCATGggataattatttatagaatgaatgaatgatttccaGGTAGTTCTGGGGCTGTATCTATCTGTATAGCAGTAGACTCGATTGTGGGATTTAATCCAATAGTGGTCAGTTACTTTTAGGAAGGCATTTCTGGGAAAACAGAGATGAAATGTTGCCAAACAGGAAGAATTAAATGCAATTGGAGGGGGAACATTTGTTATTGAGCTTTTTCAATCTTGCTTACCAAGACCATCATCAAGTCTGTGTTAGAGGGGGAGGAAACAAGAGCTTGATGGATTAACAAAGGAGAAAGTGGAAAAATGAATGAGCTGgagtttaaaaattaacaagGAGCATATAAGCTGGAAAGATAGGGAGATGAGGCCAAAGCTTGGAATACCAGGCTCTAGTAGTCCAGATGGTAGAGGGGTCCCTGGTAAGGAGCTCTATAATGCGGAAGTAAGTGCCCTGGACTGAAAGTGAAGGACCGTAAGAGGAGCTGGTGCAGGAACTGGGAGGCTGAGTCATTGCCTGCTCCACCCACATGGGTGTTGGAGCCCTCCACTGCCTCCTCACTTCTCCAGTTCCCTGCCATGGGCCCCACCCATTTTTTGTTCCTCAatgaaatctgcatttttttcctgtaaccCCAAGCTTCAGATATTGTAGGGTTAATGGCATGACTCAACGTGAAGATAAAGTGTGGTAGTGAGAGAGAGCCGTGGTGGACATCTGTTTTTGTCTGTACAGGATTCACACATCTTGCTGGGAAAACTAACTCAAGTGCTTTCCGGGACACTCACTCCATTTTTGAGACCGAGTCTGTAAAGTGGAGCTGCCTTCTCTCCAGGCCCCTGTTGTAAGGGTGGGTATATGTGTAGTCATGGCTAATAAAAGCATTCCATGGAGATCCACGGTGAGCCCCCAAATAGCTGTAACCCACCTCTGGTTCATGAGCTACAGGTGTTCTGGGGGAGATTGGTTAGGACTCCACTACAACCATGAAAATCACAGGTGATGTCTCCATCCTCAGAGCTGAACGGTACACGCTAAGGGCAAGATCATGTATATTTGCATCAAGcatggatggaaggaaggcacCAAGATCACCTTCCTCAAAGACAGGGATGCCATGCCCCTTGACATCCCTGCAAATATTGTTTTACCACTCAAACAATAGCTCTGTGCCTTTTTTGCATAAGGCATCAGTATGCTGTGCGGTGCTCTGATCAGCCTCGAGTCGGTAGAGCTTGGATAAGATTGAAGAAGCTGGGAGCAAGACAAAGTCCCAGTGTGGGGATGATGACGCAGAGACTTTGTTCCACCCACAGGTCATTCTTtgccctcttccttctttcccactcACTCTAAGGCATCCTTTCCTTACTTAACAGCTCTTTTTTACCGTGGAACGTAGGTGGCTGCATGTTCAACAATCCTACCACTGACAGCTGAGTGATGCTTTCACTGTCCAAAAAAGGATATCACCAATCTGACAGCCTGAAGAAATATGCAGGGACGGGAACCAGGTCCAGAAGGTGACTTTCCAGCAGGAAAACTTCAGTGTCGAGTTTAAAGGATGCTTCCCTGGCACATTAGCATGACCCATGAGACAGACTTTGAAGCAGCATCTAGCTGTTCCTAGAACCGACCCCAACCAACCCAGGATCCACTGTAGCAGTATACCCCCCTCAAACACACGCATTGAGGTGTCACCCACCCTGGGATCCTCTGATCAGTGATTTCTAAATAATGATTAAGCCACTGTCTCTTCTTCACCAATATTCTCTGAAGATAGACCTGTCCTTGACTTTCTTCAGGTATAGAAGGCCTGTCTTCCCTACCGCCCTAAAGGATATATAGCATCCATGAGGGGGAAGCTGTGGGCTGCTGCACGTGCTCATTACGCCTAAGCTACGAGGCAGGAGACACAGCCCATCTCCTCACACTTCATCAGGGATGAAATGGGCTTTTGGGGGCACATGATACCTACTTCTCAACTAGAGCTCCAGGGGACCAGTCACCTTTTAGAAGCCAACAGAAGCAATCGGTAAGAGCTGACCTAACTCCTTCCTTTCCCTAAGCACAAGATCTGAGTTACCCTAACCCATGCCCCCAACACAGTACACAGAAAGGTATCACTATTAtggagaaacatttattaaggaGAATCAATTCTCTCCACAAGGAAGAATTTAGCTGGGGGAGGGAAAATGTCTTCCCTGGAAATGCTCAAGAATGATTTTGTGTCTCAGTAATAGAGACCCATCTCTGAAGCCATGCATTCAGCAGGGGTGAGAGCAGCCTGATGCCCCTGGCCACCATGATGCTGGTAGGTGTGGCTTGGATGGGGCACAGCCTCCCTGTGGGGCATGGATCAAGGATTCTTCTCACATGAGCTCTGCTCCTTAAATGCTGTAGCTTTCTGGGGTTGTCTCCCCTTGTCTCTGGTTTGTCTAAGACTTGTAGAACTCTGGCCTGGGCTTGGATGGGGCATAGTCTCCCTGCAGGGCCTGGATTGGAAGCGCTTCTGATATAACAACTGTTCCTTCAATGACCCAGCTTTCTGGTGGGGTTGTCTGTCCCTGTCTTGGATGTGTCTAAGACGAGTAGAGCTCTGGCCAGCAAAGCCAGAAGCTTGTTGGCATGACTTTGTCACTTTACAGCAGGGAGGCCTGGAGTTGAAAGGATGCCTCCTGATGAGCCCTGCCTGGGCTCGTACTTGTGCCTTCTGCTGGGCTTGCCCAAGCTTCACTGGGGAAGGAAGGCGCTCTTGGGTGCAGGGCATATCTGTTGTATGCCGACGCCCCAGTTTCTCCTGTAGAAACTTCCCCATGCCTGTCATGACTTTTGGGCCTTTGATCGCCCCAGTGAAAGCCCTTGTACTTTTATCTGGGCCTCTGCTCCCTGCAGATGATAAGGGGCTACACTTTtcctgggaattttcttgttCACATTTTACCCCAGGGCAAATCCATCGAAAGAAGCGcttcatttttattctgagaaGTCTTTCAAGGGGAGACAACCCCTGCTGTGCCAGGGTCTGGGAAGACTTGCTCCCAAGCACCTCCTCTAATGCTACCTCCTGAGGAGGAACACTCTTCATTCCAGGCCGGGATGTTTCGAGCCCTGTATCCCCTCCACCAAGTGCTTCTGACCTGGGGCCTTGATGGCTCCCTCTCCTTTTTGCTTGTGGGAAATTCTTATCTCGGCCGCACTTTAAGATGTGCTCAGGGAGCCAAGGCTCCTGCCGCTGCTGCACACAGACTCCTCGGTCCTCCAAACACACGTGCATTACCTGGGGAGCTCCCATGTCCATCCTGGAGACACCCTGAGCGTGAGTCCGGGGGGCGGTGTAAGTCAACCCATCTGAGGCAATGGACATGTCACTGTATGGGCCTTCGGCCTGGCTACCCTCCCTGTTCTCTGGTTCAGATTGTAACTCACCAGAGAGATGCTCCCTAGAGTCTGGTAATTTAGCATTTTGGAGAAATAGCATTTTTGCTGGGGGACTTTCAGGGCTCACAGtagtttctcttttattctcattCACAGGGATCCCCTGGGAGATTCCCGGCTTGCTAGTTGTCAGGATGTCACTAGTATTTGATTGAAGTCCCTTGAGCTCCTTAGCCCTGAACAGCACCCTGGTCACAGGCACGGAAACAGATTCTGATTGGTTCTCCATCTCTTTGCCCTTTGGCCTTTCTGATTGATCAGTGGTTATTACACTCTGATCCTTGCGTTCGTGTCTGGCCGCAGGTCGCATTGTGGGCAGCTTTGGGGAGGGTGTGTTGATTAGTAGAGTCTGTTTCAGACTTTCTTGGTCAGTGATGCTTTGTGTGACAGGCAGAAGAGTCTGTCCGGCCTCCCTCATTCTCTGGATGTCCCCTGTAAGGCCACGCTGGATATCAGAGGGTGACTCACTCAGAGTCCCCTGTCCTTCCTGGCCCACGTACGAGGTTGCAGGGAGAGGATGAGCTGGAATGGAGGTTGAGTATGAGTGTGCTGTTGTCATGTCATCTCCATGGAGAGATGTAGCACTTCCTCTGAGGGGCATGAAGCTCCCAGATGTGGAGCTCACCTCAGAACCCAGGTTCATTGAGGAAGTAAGGTTGGAATACAGTGAGATATCTTTCAATTGAGCGATCTCTAAGGATTCAAGGACCTTGGAGGGAAGGCCATACCGCATCCTCAGACAAAATTTTTTCATGTGGCTCTCCAGCGACTGTTGCGCACAGCACTCAAGGAAGGAGAGATCCTGGCAGGTGTTCAGGCAGCAGTCCCCACCCACTGATGGTGATGCACTTCTCCGTTTTGTTTCAGTGTGGGCATTCACAGACAGAGTCGGGATCTGCTTCATAGCAGGCCATGCACGGTGCACAGGCACAGGCAGCCGACCCGCATTAATGTCCTCGAACTTGGTGCCCGAATGTACTTTCAGGACATTTTCCACTTGTCCCTGGCGTAGACGCTGCCTTAACACCATTGGACTTCCTCCCGACAGACCCATCATAAAACTGTCTGGGTCTTCCTCGGAGTTATACCCCGGATCTTTAGCTGAAGAGCTCTCTGCGTCTCTTGATACATCATCTTTTCGGCCATTCTCTGGGCGGTCTCCCTCACTTTTCAGTTCATCTTCCTCGTTTGTGCTGCTGTCAGAGGAGCTGCTGGGTGGGCTCAGGCAAACAAGGTGATTTTTGCTATTCTGTCCTTTGTATGCACAGATCCAGGACAGTCCGTAATTGCTCTTTGACTCAGATGTGTCTGCACAATAGCTCAAAGGCCTCAACAGGGAGAGAGACTCATGGATTCTGCGGGGCAGGCCCCACCGGTGTTGGATGAGCCTCTTTCGCAGGTGATGGTCTAGAGTTTTGCGAAGCTCATTGCTGAGCATTGGAATGTCTCCAAGAAGGATGGAGACTGAAACCTGGGCCTGGGAGGGCCGGCAGTAAGCATAGTGGGGAGCTGAAGAATAAAAGGCATCGTGAGATTGTTGGACCACAGAGGGTAGACCCCACAAGCGTTCCTGTTGCTTCCGCAACACATGCCACTCGAGATGCTGCATTTCAGATGTGGTGATCGTGTCTGATTCATTTTGGGGTCGATGGAAATGCACTCCAGACCTGCTACTCTGGGGCAGAGGACCAGAGGGTAGGGTTGGGAGTGGGGACAGAAggtgggcctggggcagggtTTGAGCAAAAGGCTGAGGCTGGACCTCAGGCAAGGACGGAGGTAGGGGATGGAAAAGTATCGGGTATTCTTGGCATGTGGAGGCATTTGATATTCTGTTGAAAATAAAGATAGAGGAATAGTCACCCAGGACATGGACAGCGGACAAGGACTCGCTGTGCAAAGATGGGAAACCCCAGAAAAGACAGATATGATTTTCCAGCAAGGAAGCCTCCCAGGCCTCAGGATGTGAGGGCTGCTGACAGACATGCACTTCCGTTGGTTTGTCTTTGCTGTTCACGAAAGGGAGGGTGACGACTGAGTCCTGCTTATCAGCAGCTGACTCTAACATTGTTGTTGAAGAAGTGAGGTGGTTGTCTGACTTAGGTTGTTCAGATCGAGTCACAGTGAAATTGGAGTCTGGTGATGGTGAGGTGGACCGCACTGCTGCTTCGTGGTCGTATGCAGATGAATTGGTGGGGATCAATTTCTGGGACAAATCTGGTAAGGAGTCGATATGGTGGTAAAGGGAAGGGTCAAGAAAGAGGGTATTCAGGGTCAAAGGGGCCTCCAGTTGGAGAAGAAGATCCGCTCTTGAAATGCCACATGATGGGGTGCCAGGAGGTTGGCCTTGGGAATGTTCTGCCGGGAATTTGGATTCCAAGGGATGAAAAAGCTTTGGTGGCAAAGAGTGACCCGGTGATAAAAGTGAAGGAGAGTTGGGTAAGGGGGTCATTGCATTAGTGGAGAGAATTGGGGGTGGCGATGAGGAAGGCTCAGGCAGAGGGGCTGGTATTGGGTGTCCTGGAGGTAGTGCCGAGaaggcaggggacagagggaacGATGATTCAGTCACAGAAGCTGTAGAAGCCAAAGGGGACACAGAGGGTGTGGCATCTTCCAGGGCCTCTTGGAATAGTAGACTATTGATCTCGGCAGTTGCATGATTACACATTTCACAAAAGGGGTCTGGACATAACATTCGACGAAAGCGCATGGTATCATAATGCTGGCCCAGTGGACTGCAAGAGACAGGAGGTACAAAGCTGCGGCCAGGACCAGAACAAAGGATGGAGGACCTCATGgccctgtggggtggggccacCTGAAGCCTGCTGCCCTTCCCATTGCCCCACATCTATGACTTCACAATACACTCAGTAGCACTCACCCCAGGCCTTCATTCACATCCCCGTTCCTATGGCTACTCCACCCCATGACTACGGAAGGCTGCACTGAATCCCTGGAATTGCATAGAACACCCCCAAAGGGATCAGGAAAGAGGGGGAAAGACTAGTCACCTTTTCAGGATAGAAATCagcctctttttctcctcttcttccctctggtAATACGTGTATCTACACCCTGAGAAACCAGGAGAGAGTTACATGGGATGAAGGTAGAAACATAGGTATTATATAGGAATTTCTTTATGGCAGACCCTTGTGATATTAGACTGTGAAAGCCACAAGTAGATGAGGTCAAATGGTCGATGTTAATATTAGCATGGTTCCCATGTGTCTG is from Rhinolophus sinicus isolate RSC01 linkage group LG04, ASM3656204v1, whole genome shotgun sequence and encodes:
- the LOC109446143 gene encoding LOW QUALITY PROTEIN: spermatogenesis-associated protein 31D1 (The sequence of the model RefSeq protein was modified relative to this genomic sequence to represent the inferred CDS: substituted 1 base at 1 genomic stop codon); this translates as MPGDVWEGTPGTLMLPPGYSNDRVHGKNGELNESPDPPYKNFVTLLELHEEALGEKPSHPRCQHQGRARRRRKGGTRKGKVLPIPPEYTYYQREEEEKKRLISILKSFVPPVSCSPLGQHYDTMRFRRMLCPDPFCEMCNHATAEINSLLFQEALEDATPSVSPLASTASVTESSFPLSPAFSALPPGHPIPAPLPEPSSSPPPILSTNAMTPLPNSPSLLSPGHSLPPKLFHPLESKFPAEHSQGQPPGTPSCGISRADLLLQLEAPLTLNTLFLDPSLYHHIDSLPDLSQKLIPTNSSAYDHEAAVRSTSPSPDSNFTVTRSEQPKSDNHLTSSTTMLESAADKQDSVVTLPFVNSKDKPTEVHVCQQPSHPEAWEASLLENHICLFWGFPSLHSESLSAVHVLGDYSSIFIFNRISNASTCQEYPILFHPLPPSLPEVQPQPFAQTLPQAHLLSPLPTLPSGPLPQSSRSGVHFHRPQNESDTITTSEMQHLEWHVLRKQQERLWGLPSVVQQSHDAFYSSAPHYAYCRPSQAQVSVSILLGDIPMLSNELRKTLDHHLRKRLIQHRWGLPRRIHESLSLLRPLSYCADTSESKSNYGLSWICAYKGQNSKNHLVCLSPPSSSSDSSTNEEDELKSEGDRPENGRKDDVSRDAESSSAKDPGYNSEEDPDSFMMGLSGGSPMVLRQRLRQGQVENVLKVHSGTKFEDINAGRLPVPVHRAWPAMKQIPTLSVNAHTETKRRSASPSVGGDCCLNTCQDLSFLECCAQQSLESHMKKFCLRMRYGLPSKVLESLEIAQLKDISLYSNLTSSMNLGSEVSSTSGSFMPLRGSATSLHGDDMTTAHSYSTSIPAHPLPATSYVGQEGQGTLSESPSDIQRGLTGDIQRMREAGQTLLPVTQSITDQESLKQTLLINTPSPKLPTMRPAARHERKDQSVITTDQSERPKGKEMENQSESVSVPVTRVLFRAKELKGLQSNTSDILTTSKPGISQGIPVNENKRETTVSPESPPAKMLFLQNAKLPDSREHLSGELQSEPENREGSQAEGPYSDMSIASDGLTYTAPRTHAQGVSRMDMGAPQVMHVCLEDRGVCVQQRQEPWLPEHILKCGRDKNFPQAKRRGSHQGPRSEALGGGDTGLETSRPGMKSVPPQEVALEEVLGSKSSQTLAQQGLSPLERLLRIKMKRFFRWICPGVKCEQENSQEKCSPLSSAGSRGPDKSTRAFTGAIKGPKVMTGMGKFLQEKLGRRHTTDMPCTQERLPSPVKLGQAQQKAQVRAQAGLIRRHPFNSRPPCCKVTKSCQQASGFAGQSSTRLRHIQDRDRQPHQKAGSLKEQLLYQKRFQSRPCRETMPHPSPGQSSTSLRQTRDKGRQPQKATAFKEQSSCEKNPXSMPHREAVPHPSHTYQHHGGQGHQAALTPAECMASEMGLYY